A region of Hydrogenimonas cancrithermarum DNA encodes the following proteins:
- a CDS encoding RNA polymerase sigma factor FliA, which produces MLMNKGYHDQIRHYQDELAVRYLPAVKAMAYRLKERLPRSVEFDDLVSIGAEELIKLARRYDKNQNDSFWGYGKTRVYGAMLDYLRSLDIVSRANRKLIKMIDEIIAQYMDEHGVEPENSYIAAVLHEDEQKIKEARRVAAIYNVLPLDDQLESDQKDTFSQIEQEELIEKIKEILETMPRRDQLIMQMYYFEELTYKEISEILDITPSRISQVHKRVITKIRDSIG; this is translated from the coding sequence ATGCTGATGAACAAAGGTTATCACGACCAGATTCGCCACTATCAGGATGAGCTCGCCGTTCGATATCTGCCGGCTGTCAAGGCGATGGCCTACCGTCTCAAAGAGCGCTTGCCCCGGTCCGTCGAGTTCGACGACCTCGTCAGTATCGGAGCCGAAGAATTGATCAAACTTGCAAGACGCTATGACAAGAACCAGAACGACTCCTTCTGGGGATATGGAAAAACACGTGTCTACGGGGCGATGCTCGATTATCTCCGTTCGCTCGACATTGTCAGCCGCGCCAACCGGAAATTGATCAAGATGATCGACGAAATTATCGCGCAGTATATGGACGAGCACGGTGTGGAACCGGAAAACAGTTATATCGCCGCTGTTTTGCATGAGGATGAACAGAAGATCAAAGAGGCGCGCCGTGTCGCCGCGATCTACAATGTTCTTCCCCTTGACGACCAGCTCGAGAGTGACCAGAAAGATACCTTTTCACAGATCGAACAGGAGGAGCTGATCGAGAAGATCAAGGAGATTCTCGAGACGATGCCGAGGCGCGATCAGCTCATTATGCAGATGTACTATTTCGAAGAATTGACCTACAAAGAGATTTCGGAGATTCTCGATATCACACCCTCGAGGATCTCCCAGGTGCACAAGCGTGTCATAACGAAAATCAGAGATAGCATAGGGTAG
- a CDS encoding MinD/ParA family protein, protein MSTQASKLEALMDAQQRPAGATRVVAITSGKGGVGKSTLSANIAYVLARKGFKVGIMDADIGLANLDVMFNVRAEKNILHVLKAEATFEEIILPLEENLWLIPGESGDEILKFSDATIVSRFIDEAQMLENLDFLIIDTGAGIGDTIQMFLKAADDVVVVTIPDPAAITDAYAMVKVVSRIKNDILMIINQVKSAKEGLKIFDTIKKVALGNIGDHLELKLLGSVRSDPYVARSVKQRVLVCKELSNIAPAGDIEAIAKALGDKKEHKMLEGQKESGIGIFFKKLLGQF, encoded by the coding sequence ATGAGTACGCAGGCAAGCAAACTCGAAGCACTGATGGATGCGCAGCAACGTCCGGCCGGTGCGACCCGCGTTGTGGCGATAACGAGCGGGAAAGGGGGTGTCGGCAAAAGCACTCTGAGTGCCAATATCGCTTATGTCCTGGCAAGAAAAGGTTTCAAAGTCGGGATAATGGATGCCGATATCGGCCTGGCGAATCTCGATGTCATGTTCAATGTACGGGCTGAAAAAAACATACTTCACGTTCTCAAGGCCGAGGCCACGTTCGAAGAGATCATTCTTCCTCTCGAAGAGAATCTCTGGCTGATTCCAGGCGAAAGTGGTGACGAAATATTGAAATTTTCCGATGCGACGATCGTCAGCCGTTTTATCGATGAAGCACAAATGCTTGAAAACCTCGATTTTCTGATTATCGATACGGGTGCCGGTATCGGCGATACGATACAAATGTTTCTCAAGGCTGCCGATGACGTCGTCGTCGTAACGATACCGGATCCTGCGGCCATTACGGATGCCTATGCTATGGTCAAGGTCGTCAGCAGAATCAAAAACGATATTTTGATGATTATCAATCAGGTCAAAAGTGCGAAAGAGGGGCTGAAGATATTCGATACGATCAAAAAGGTGGCACTTGGGAATATCGGAGATCATCTGGAGCTGAAACTTTTGGGATCCGTTCGCAGCGATCCTTATGTCGCCCGCAGTGTCAAACAGAGGGTTCTGGTCTGCAAAGAGCTCTCCAATATCGCACCAGCCGGAGATATCGAGGCAATCGCCAAAGCACTTGGCGATAAAAAGGAACACAAAATGCTTGAAGGTCAAAAGGAGAGTGGCATCGGTATCTTTTTCAAAAAGCTGCTGGGGCAATTTTGA